A genomic segment from Prochlorothrix hollandica PCC 9006 = CALU 1027 encodes:
- a CDS encoding DUF29 domain-containing protein, with the protein MHSPLYETDFYSWAMQQAQLLRDRQLQEIDWNNIIEEIEALGRSQYHALVSAIERLTLHLLKWQFQPKRRSKSWKHSINKQRIQMERLLEDNPSLTAKLDDIIPKGYKYGRKGAIQETGLPGTRFPESCPYSWANLTDENFFPEPTET; encoded by the coding sequence TGGGCCATGCAGCAAGCCCAACTCCTGCGCGATCGGCAACTTCAAGAAATAGACTGGAACAACATTATTGAGGAAATTGAAGCCTTGGGTCGCAGCCAATACCATGCCCTGGTTTCTGCCATTGAGCGACTCACGCTACATTTGCTGAAATGGCAATTTCAGCCCAAAAGACGCTCAAAAAGTTGGAAGCATTCCATCAATAAACAACGCATTCAAATGGAGCGCCTCCTAGAAGACAACCCCAGTCTCACCGCAAAACTGGACGACATTATCCCCAAAGGCTATAAATACGGTCGTAAAGGCGCAATCCAAGAAACAGGACTCCCCGGCACCCGCTTTCCTGAATCCTGCCCCTATAGCTGGGCTAATCTCACCGACGAAAACTTCTTCCCTGAACCCACCGAAACCTAA
- a CDS encoding Uma2 family endonuclease yields MPPTLLAPPTQQPQTITLHGVTWEQYDTLVELFIDQFPALRMTYLEGTLEIMTTSPEHERIKTIIGRLIEAFAEEFDLDLNGYGAATFRKQIAERALEPDECYCFGPFQDVPDIAVEVVITSGTLKKLQVYQGLGVQEVWFWQQGNFEIYALLDGDRGYEAQPSSPLLPNLDFALLAQFVDNPQQTQAVKAYRRALQESLNIERLNAENRDRPPQPNPMQP; encoded by the coding sequence ATGCCCCCCACCCTTCTTGCCCCCCCCACCCAACAGCCGCAAACCATCACCCTCCATGGAGTCACCTGGGAACAATACGACACCCTAGTTGAGCTTTTCATCGACCAGTTTCCAGCCCTGCGGATGACCTACCTAGAGGGAACCCTTGAAATCATGACCACTTCCCCCGAACACGAGCGAATTAAAACGATTATTGGTCGTCTAATTGAAGCCTTTGCCGAAGAATTCGATCTTGACCTCAACGGTTACGGAGCCGCCACCTTTCGTAAACAAATCGCCGAACGGGCATTAGAACCCGACGAATGCTACTGTTTTGGCCCATTCCAAGACGTTCCCGATATTGCCGTTGAAGTGGTCATCACCAGCGGCACCTTGAAGAAACTACAGGTCTATCAAGGCTTAGGCGTTCAAGAAGTTTGGTTTTGGCAACAAGGAAACTTTGAAATTTACGCCCTGCTCGACGGCGATCGGGGCTACGAAGCCCAACCCAGCAGCCCCCTCCTCCCCAACCTCGACTTTGCCCTCCTCGCCCAATTTGTAGACAACCCCCAACAAACCCAAGCCGTCAAAGCCTACCGTAGAGCCTTACAAGAGAGTTTGAATATCGAGCGTCTCAACGCTGAAAATCGCGATCGCCCCCCCCAGCCCAACCCCATGCAACCCTAG